A portion of the Chlamydia caviae GPIC genome contains these proteins:
- the mtaB gene encoding tRNA (N(6)-L-threonylcarbamoyladenosine(37)-C(2))-methylthiotransferase MtaB → MTVVEVKGTFKLVCLGCRVNQYEIQSYRDQLNFLGYREITDPEEPCDLCIVNTCAVTGSAESSGRHAVRQVCRQNPDAFLVITGCLGEADKEFFNSLERQCLLVSNKEKHQLMEKIFPSIQDLPEFRIRSFEGKSRAFIKVQDGCNSFCSYCIIPYLRGRSRSRPIQEILDEISGLVSQGYQEVVIAGINVGDYQDEGKSLAHLIRQVDEIKGIERIRISSIDPEDVQEDLRDVLLSGRHTCHSSHLVLQSGSNAILKRMNRKYSRSDFLDCVDALRSVDPRYAFTTDVIVGFPGETDQDFEDTLRIIEDVGFIKVHIFPFSPRERTKAYTFASQLPQSVINERKKHLAHVAKEIARREMAQRIGETVSVLVERIDQGIAYGHSPYFDMVGFPADSTVAVNTLVNVYIDAVEEDTLKGKRI, encoded by the coding sequence ATGACAGTTGTAGAAGTAAAGGGAACGTTTAAGCTTGTTTGTTTAGGGTGTCGTGTAAATCAATATGAAATTCAGAGTTACCGAGATCAGCTGAATTTTTTAGGCTATCGCGAAATTACTGATCCCGAGGAGCCTTGTGACCTGTGTATTGTCAATACCTGTGCTGTTACAGGGTCTGCAGAAAGCTCTGGACGTCATGCTGTACGTCAAGTTTGTAGACAGAATCCCGATGCTTTTTTAGTGATTACTGGCTGTTTAGGAGAGGCTGATAAAGAATTTTTTAATTCTTTAGAAAGGCAATGCCTTCTTGTGTCTAACAAGGAAAAGCATCAGTTAATGGAGAAGATTTTTCCTTCCATTCAAGATCTTCCTGAGTTTCGTATCCGTAGTTTTGAGGGGAAGTCTCGAGCTTTTATTAAAGTTCAGGATGGGTGCAATTCCTTTTGTTCGTATTGTATTATTCCTTATTTGCGTGGTCGGTCACGTTCACGTCCTATTCAGGAAATTCTTGATGAGATTTCTGGACTGGTTTCTCAGGGATACCAAGAGGTTGTTATTGCGGGGATTAATGTTGGTGATTATCAAGATGAGGGGAAGTCTCTAGCGCATCTTATCCGTCAGGTGGATGAGATCAAAGGTATAGAAAGAATACGGATTTCTTCGATAGATCCTGAAGATGTTCAGGAAGATCTTAGGGATGTATTGCTTTCAGGAAGACATACCTGCCATTCTTCGCATCTTGTTTTGCAATCGGGGTCAAATGCCATTTTAAAACGGATGAATCGTAAGTATTCAAGAAGTGACTTTTTAGATTGTGTAGATGCTTTGCGTTCTGTGGATCCTCGATATGCTTTTACAACAGATGTGATTGTTGGCTTTCCTGGTGAGACAGATCAGGATTTTGAAGATACCCTACGGATTATTGAAGATGTAGGTTTTATCAAGGTGCATATTTTTCCTTTCAGTCCTAGAGAACGAACAAAAGCCTATACGTTTGCTTCTCAACTTCCCCAGTCTGTGATTAATGAAAGGAAAAAGCACCTGGCCCATGTTGCCAAAGAAATCGCCCGTAGGGAGATGGCACAGCGTATAGGGGAGACGGTTTCCGTCCTTGTTGAAAGAATTGATCAAGGTATAGCTTATGGGCATTCTCCATATTTTGATATGGTAGGCTTTCCAGCAGATTCTACTGTTGCTGTGAATACGTTAGTCAATGTGTATATAGACGCTGTTGAAGAAGATACTCTTAAAGGAAAACGTATATGA
- a CDS encoding transporter substrate-binding domain-containing protein, whose protein sequence is MKQFTFYLRTLLCLLCLFSAGCTSSSNNRDKLWIVGTNATYPPFEFIDENGKVVGFDIDLAEAISKKLDKQLKVTEFSFDALILNLKKHRIDAILAGMSITRSRQKEIAMIPYHGEGVCQLTVISKQPLSKEDILPLSKHSSVAVQTGTFHEDYLLSLSGVKVRSFDSTLEVLMEVGSKKSPVAVLEPSVARVVLKEFPDLYTTTIDLPEDWWVLGCGLGIAKDRPEHLEEVQKALDELQAEGVVRELEKKWGLDQKKF, encoded by the coding sequence ATGAAACAGTTTACTTTTTACCTCCGAACCTTGTTGTGTTTACTTTGTTTATTCTCAGCGGGCTGTACCTCTTCCTCTAATAATAGGGATAAACTTTGGATAGTGGGAACGAACGCCACTTACCCTCCTTTTGAGTTTATCGATGAGAATGGGAAAGTCGTGGGTTTCGACATAGACCTTGCTGAAGCTATCAGCAAAAAACTAGATAAACAGTTAAAAGTTACAGAGTTCTCTTTTGACGCTTTAATTTTAAATCTAAAAAAACACCGTATAGACGCTATTTTGGCAGGAATGTCGATTACTAGATCGCGTCAAAAAGAAATCGCTATGATTCCTTATCATGGAGAAGGTGTTTGTCAGTTGACTGTCATATCTAAACAACCCTTAAGTAAAGAAGATATTCTTCCTTTATCTAAACACTCCTCAGTTGCTGTGCAAACAGGAACCTTCCATGAAGATTACCTACTATCTTTGTCAGGAGTGAAAGTACGTTCTTTCGATAGCACTTTAGAGGTGTTGATGGAGGTTGGTTCTAAAAAATCTCCTGTGGCAGTTCTTGAGCCTTCCGTTGCTCGTGTAGTATTGAAAGAGTTCCCTGATTTATATACGACAACTATAGACCTTCCTGAAGATTGGTGGGTTTTAGGTTGTGGTTTGGGAATAGCAAAAGATCGCCCCGAACATTTAGAAGAAGTTCAAAAGGCTTTGGATGAGCTGCAAGCAGAGGGAGTAGTCCGAGAATTAGAAAAGAAATGGGGCTTAGATCAAAAGAAGTTTTAA
- the hflX gene encoding GTPase HflX: MKKKPKEEKKSRESALGWRFSLPREEQDPSQALAVACYTGKADQKNIEEHKEELVSLAESCDITVLETRSWILRMPSSSTYLNEGKLLEIEEILQAFPTIGTLIVDEEITASQQRNLEKRLGLVVLDRTELILEIFASRAFTAEAGLQVELARARYLLPRLKRMWGHLSRQKSGGGSGGGFVKGEGEKQIELDRRMIRERIHKLTSDLKSVEKQRKERRKAKERRGIPSFALIGYTNSGKSTLLNFLTSAETYAEDKLFATLDPKTRRCILPCGQRVLVTDTVGFIRKLPHTLVAAFKSTLEAALHEDVLLHVVDASHPLAFEHIETTKAILQELGIEHPKIVTVLNKIDALPDSKASVKLRLLSPRAVPVSAKTGEGIQNLLEAMTEMVTEGCPEVTLKFSYKDYGKFTELYDAGLVRSHRRKDDILIVESYLPKELEKKYQPFISRPRSSQKKKED, encoded by the coding sequence ATGAAAAAAAAGCCTAAAGAAGAGAAAAAGAGTCGAGAGAGTGCGCTAGGATGGCGTTTTTCTCTTCCTCGAGAAGAGCAAGATCCTTCTCAAGCTTTAGCCGTTGCCTGTTATACAGGCAAAGCTGATCAAAAGAACATAGAAGAACATAAAGAAGAGCTCGTTTCTCTTGCTGAATCCTGTGATATCACAGTGTTAGAAACACGTTCATGGATTTTACGCATGCCGTCATCTTCAACGTATTTAAATGAGGGGAAACTATTAGAAATCGAGGAGATTTTACAGGCGTTTCCTACTATTGGTACATTGATAGTTGATGAGGAAATTACTGCTTCACAACAGAGAAACCTGGAAAAACGTTTAGGCCTTGTTGTTTTAGATCGTACAGAGTTGATATTAGAGATCTTTGCTAGTCGTGCCTTCACTGCAGAAGCTGGACTTCAGGTAGAATTAGCCCGCGCACGTTATCTTCTTCCTCGGTTAAAGAGAATGTGGGGGCACCTATCACGTCAAAAATCTGGAGGTGGTAGCGGCGGAGGTTTCGTTAAAGGAGAGGGAGAGAAACAAATCGAACTCGATAGAAGGATGATTCGTGAAAGGATTCACAAATTAACTTCTGATCTTAAATCTGTAGAAAAGCAAAGGAAAGAGCGTCGTAAGGCTAAGGAAAGACGGGGCATCCCTTCATTTGCTTTGATTGGATATACTAACTCTGGAAAGAGCACATTATTGAATTTTTTAACCTCTGCAGAAACTTATGCTGAGGATAAGCTGTTTGCTACTTTAGATCCTAAAACGCGCAGGTGCATTCTTCCTTGTGGTCAGCGTGTTCTCGTTACCGATACAGTAGGATTTATCCGCAAATTACCCCACACCCTTGTTGCAGCATTTAAAAGTACTTTAGAAGCCGCTTTACATGAAGACGTTTTACTTCATGTTGTGGATGCTTCGCATCCCTTAGCTTTTGAGCATATAGAGACAACGAAAGCGATATTACAAGAATTGGGAATTGAGCATCCTAAAATCGTTACAGTGTTAAATAAGATCGACGCACTTCCTGATAGTAAAGCCTCTGTGAAACTTCGTTTGTTATCCCCCCGTGCTGTACCCGTCTCTGCAAAAACTGGAGAGGGGATACAAAATCTTCTTGAAGCGATGACAGAGATGGTTACCGAAGGATGTCCCGAGGTAACATTAAAATTTTCTTATAAAGACTATGGGAAATTTACTGAGCTTTATGATGCTGGATTAGTACGTTCACATCGCCGTAAAGATGATATTTTAATCGTAGAGAGCTACTTACCCAAAGAGTTGGAGAAAAAGTACCAACCGTTTATTTCCCGCCCGCGTTCTTCTCAAAAGAAAAAAGAAGATTAG
- a CDS encoding MBL fold metallo-hydrolase: MCRGLSVKNKIQGDFSSGKLIFLGSGNPEGIPAAFCSCAICTGKQIRRLRSSVLIAWAGKNFLIDAGPDFRQQMLENHIQQLDGVFLTHPHYDHIGGIDDLRAWYVMHQRSLPVVVSAFTYKYLSKTREHIVFPQSSATALPASLNFTILNEAYGESTFLDLPYTYVTYYQKSCEVMGYRFGNLAYLTDMNRYDHEIFSYLSGVETLILSASPNQPPPAFHGYGHAHFTLSQAEDFASHVGAKKLIITHISHNLQKELADYSDKVCAYDGMEVSWSL; this comes from the coding sequence ATGTGCCGGGGATTGTCTGTGAAAAACAAGATTCAGGGAGATTTTTCATCAGGGAAATTAATCTTTTTAGGATCAGGAAATCCCGAGGGGATTCCTGCGGCCTTTTGTTCCTGTGCGATTTGCACAGGAAAACAGATCCGGCGTTTGCGTTCTTCCGTGCTTATTGCATGGGCAGGAAAGAATTTTCTTATTGATGCGGGGCCAGATTTCCGACAGCAGATGTTGGAAAATCATATTCAGCAACTCGACGGAGTATTTCTTACTCATCCCCACTACGATCACATCGGTGGGATCGATGATTTGCGCGCTTGGTATGTGATGCATCAACGTTCTCTTCCCGTTGTTGTTTCCGCATTTACCTATAAATATCTTTCTAAAACTCGTGAGCATATTGTTTTCCCTCAAAGTAGTGCCACAGCACTCCCCGCTTCTTTAAATTTTACTATTTTAAACGAAGCCTATGGAGAGAGTACATTTTTAGATCTTCCTTATACTTACGTCACCTATTATCAAAAATCTTGTGAAGTTATGGGATACCGTTTTGGAAATCTTGCCTATCTTACGGATATGAATAGATATGATCATGAGATTTTTAGTTATCTTTCTGGAGTGGAAACATTGATTTTATCAGCTTCTCCTAATCAGCCCCCTCCGGCTTTTCACGGATACGGACACGCGCATTTTACTTTGAGTCAGGCAGAAGATTTTGCTTCTCATGTAGGAGCAAAGAAATTAATCATCACACATATCAGCCATAACTTACAAAAAGAGCTCGCAGATTATTCTGATAAGGTGTGTGCTTATGATGGTATGGAAGTTTCCTGGTCTTTGTAA
- the glgB gene encoding 1,4-alpha-glucan branching protein GlgB, with the protein MVERIINSEDISLLISGRQSNPHKFLGIISESSSQDRIILFRPGAHFVAIELQGNIAQATHHHSGIFSLVTPKGTLPHDYRIYHQNGLLAHDPYAFSPLWGEMDSFLFHQGTHYKIYERMGAIPCDVGGILGVLFVVWAPHAQRVSVVGDFNYWNGLVNPLRKVSDSGVWELFIPGLDEGTLYKWELVTASGEVLIKTDPYGKGFDIPPQVTSRVINSDRYTWHDQKWMENRKNTKDQPLAIYEVHVGSWQWDNGRPLGYRELAKRLAQYCKELHYTHVELLPITEHPLNESWGYQVTGYYAPTWRYGSFQDFQFFVDHLHCEGIGVILDWVPGHFPTDSFALASFDGEALYESVDHKDPLHPHWHTYTFDYRCSEVVNFLIGSALFWLDKMHIDGLRVDAVTSMLYLDYGRKAGEWSPNIYGGNENLDAIEFIKHFNSVVHREFPAVLTFAEESTDFPKVTESVDSGGLGFDYKWNLGWMHDTFRYIKVDPIFRSYHHNDLTFSLWYAFNERYLLPLSHDEVVHGKGSLLQKIPGDTWTKFAHMRLLLSYQICQPGKKLVFMGGEFAQWKEWSPDNSLDWHLLDNPYHASLHKCVAKMNALYCELPYFWKGDHKQESFLWVDFKDTKNNVISYYRFSGEDRSSALLCIHHFSSEYFPSYVLHCQGIKTCELLFNSDDISFGGSGKGNRLPILCVDHNIPWGIAIELPPLATLIFQVSF; encoded by the coding sequence ATGGTCGAGAGGATTATAAACTCTGAAGATATTTCCTTGCTGATTTCCGGAAGGCAGAGTAATCCTCATAAGTTTTTAGGGATTATTTCTGAAAGTTCTTCACAAGATAGAATTATTCTTTTTCGGCCCGGGGCTCATTTTGTAGCTATAGAACTTCAGGGAAACATCGCGCAGGCGACACACCATCATTCAGGAATATTTTCTCTAGTCACCCCTAAGGGGACTCTCCCTCATGATTACCGCATTTATCACCAAAACGGCTTATTAGCTCACGATCCCTATGCTTTTTCTCCTTTGTGGGGAGAGATGGACTCTTTTTTATTTCATCAGGGGACACACTATAAAATTTATGAGCGTATGGGAGCCATTCCCTGTGATGTTGGGGGCATTTTAGGAGTCCTTTTTGTTGTTTGGGCTCCCCACGCGCAACGTGTTTCTGTAGTTGGAGATTTTAACTATTGGAATGGTTTAGTTAATCCTTTGCGTAAGGTTTCTGATTCTGGAGTGTGGGAGTTGTTTATTCCTGGTCTTGATGAGGGAACGCTATACAAGTGGGAACTCGTTACGGCTTCAGGAGAGGTCCTTATCAAAACCGACCCTTACGGGAAAGGTTTTGATATTCCTCCTCAAGTGACATCGCGAGTTATAAATAGCGATCGCTATACATGGCATGATCAAAAATGGATGGAAAATCGTAAGAATACAAAAGATCAACCCTTAGCTATTTATGAGGTGCATGTTGGCTCTTGGCAATGGGATAATGGTCGCCCTTTAGGTTATCGAGAACTAGCGAAGAGACTAGCGCAATATTGTAAGGAACTCCACTATACGCATGTAGAACTTTTACCGATCACAGAGCATCCTTTAAATGAATCTTGGGGGTATCAGGTAACAGGATATTACGCACCTACATGGCGGTATGGGTCTTTCCAAGATTTTCAGTTTTTTGTAGATCATCTCCACTGTGAAGGCATTGGAGTGATTTTAGATTGGGTGCCGGGTCATTTCCCTACAGATTCTTTTGCTTTAGCATCTTTTGATGGAGAGGCTCTTTATGAGTCTGTAGACCATAAAGACCCTTTACATCCCCATTGGCATACCTATACTTTTGATTATCGCTGTAGTGAGGTTGTCAATTTTCTTATAGGAAGCGCTCTATTTTGGCTAGATAAAATGCATATTGATGGTTTGCGTGTGGATGCTGTGACCTCAATGCTATATTTAGACTATGGGAGAAAAGCAGGTGAGTGGTCCCCAAATATTTACGGGGGAAATGAAAATCTCGATGCTATTGAATTTATCAAACATTTTAACTCTGTAGTACATAGAGAATTTCCCGCAGTATTGACATTCGCAGAAGAGTCTACAGATTTCCCAAAGGTTACAGAGTCTGTAGATTCTGGAGGGTTGGGGTTTGATTATAAATGGAACTTAGGATGGATGCACGATACCTTTCGTTATATCAAAGTCGATCCTATATTCCGTTCTTATCATCATAATGATCTCACGTTCAGCCTGTGGTACGCTTTCAATGAAAGGTACCTGCTCCCTCTTTCTCATGATGAGGTTGTTCATGGTAAAGGCAGCCTATTACAAAAAATTCCCGGAGATACCTGGACGAAATTTGCCCATATGCGTCTGTTACTGAGCTATCAGATATGTCAGCCTGGGAAAAAACTCGTATTTATGGGAGGGGAATTTGCTCAATGGAAAGAGTGGTCTCCAGACAACTCTTTAGATTGGCATTTACTAGACAATCCTTATCACGCTTCTTTGCACAAATGCGTTGCGAAGATGAACGCTTTATATTGCGAGCTACCCTATTTTTGGAAAGGAGATCATAAACAAGAGTCTTTCCTTTGGGTAGATTTTAAAGATACCAAAAATAATGTCATTTCCTATTACAGATTTTCAGGAGAAGATCGTAGTAGCGCCTTACTCTGTATTCATCATTTTAGTTCGGAATATTTTCCTTCTTATGTTCTACATTGCCAAGGCATTAAAACATGTGAGCTGCTCTTTAACAGCGATGATATCTCCTTTGGCGGCTCAGGAAAAGGGAACCGCTTACCCATACTCTGTGTAGATCATAACATCCCCTGGGGAATCGCTATCGAGCTTCCCCCTCTAGCAACTCTAATTTTTCAAGTTAGCTTCTAA